From the Neoarius graeffei isolate fNeoGra1 chromosome 1, fNeoGra1.pri, whole genome shotgun sequence genome, one window contains:
- the rnf182 gene encoding E3 ubiquitin-protein ligase RNF182 yields MMGQLPEEVVDDLSTDELECKICYCAYNLSSRRPKVLKCCHRLCSKCLVKILNLGESPPNSVVCPFCRYITGLPGESGGSLPDDYNLVTALSIQNQYLNLKGSQGEILLSPGRLNSLVGHSALATPSSVCSNYVVITIMESPQEHAVSADHRSSSLDSMASMTRRCTVWNCPTLLCQALARVLVWLLGLLYFSSLPMGVYLLIMQKTTLGFILISLVPVSLLMIMVYGMCRCVCHEFWDCVPP; encoded by the coding sequence ATGATGGGTCAACTACCAGAGGAAGTTGTGGAcgatttgagcactgatgagcTGGAGTGTAAGATCTGCTATTGTGCTTACAATCTGTCTAGTCGGCGACCCAAAGTGCTCAAGTGCTGCCATCGTTTGTGCTCCAAATGCCTGGTAAAAATCCTCAATCTGGGTGAGTCACCCCCAAACTCAGTGGTCTGCCCTTTCTGCCGCTACATTACTGGTCTTCCTGGAGAATCTGGTGGCAGTCTGCCTGATGACTACAACTTGGTGACTGCACTGTCCATCCAAAACCAATATCTGAATTTAAAGGGGAGCCAGGGTGAGATTTTGCTCAGTCCCGGACGTCTAAACTCTCTGGTGGGTCACTCAGCTTTGGCAACGCCTTCGTCTGTATGTTCCAATTATGTGGTCATCACCATTATGGAATCACCACAGGAGCATGCCGTTTCAGCAGATCACCGATCCTCCAGCTTGGACTCCATGGCGTCAATGACGCGACGCTGCACAGTGTGGAACTGTCCCACGCTGCTGTGCCAGGCATTGGCCAGAGTTCTTGTGTGGCTCCTGGGACTGTTGTACTTCAGCTCTTTGCCAATGGGTGTCTATTTACTCATCATGCAGAAGACCACTCTGGGATTTATACTGATCAGCCTAGTGCCTGTCAGCCTACTCATGATCATGGTGTATGGGATGTGCCGCTGTGTGTGCCATGAGTTTTGGGACTGTGTGCCACCTTAA